The genomic segment aaaaagaaaaaaaaaagcccaCGTTGAGCTGAAAAAAACAACCAATGGCAGTAATTGCATGAGGCTTAAGCTTCATGCAAAGCCTCAGAGGCTTACACTTGATGGCAGACCTCTAAGGCTTAGCCTCTTAGGCGGTTTCACGCCCCCCACCTCGAGGTGTGCACCTTGAAGGACTTTAAAAACCATGGTACTATGCTCTATCTTAGTATGCATGCGTGCATGCATGAGGAGTGAGAACCAAAGGATCGACACTCTCAatctaaaaaaatcaaaatcgaGGCGGGGGAACAAATTGTGTGCCCCACCCCGCAGTTTGCCCCGAATAGTTCGAGGCAAATTCGACCTGTTGAGCAATTTTGCCATCCTTATGAGACACTAACTACATTTTAACATACTGAATAGTAAGGTAAATGACACATCGACCAGAGTATTACCAGAATTTTTTGTGGACTTAATATCTGCAGAAGTATACTTTTCAGAAGAACCTTTACAGGAAGTTACACTTTCTGGAGGATTTGGAAGAACCACGGAATCAACGGGAACAAGGTAAGCTAGATCTGGTGGTTGATCCTTTCCAACAGAGGGGTTAGCCTATGCCATAAAAGGAAAAGGTCATATTTCATGATATATGCCACGTTTGTTAAATTTACTGAAGAAATGTTTTAATTACCTCCAAGTCCACATATGTGGGGTCTCTCCCCATTGATTTAAGAAACGTGTCAAGGCCTGAGACATTAAGAGCTGAAAACAGCACATAGATATAAAAGAAAAGTGATTATTCACAACAACTGTGAAAGAAGATTAAATATATGAAGGCATCATTTACATAAATAAAGATGACAACATTATAGAAACTGAGGCAAAAGTTTCCACAGAAATTACATCTAATAAATAACTCGAGTTTTTTCTGACTTACAGATAGACATGTCATTTGATAGTGGATGGAAGAAGCAGCGTTCTTGACTTTTAAACCCTTGATCCAACAATAAAGAGACATGTCTtcacaagaaaataaataaatagtaagGACAGCAATCATATGAGAACTCAAAAGAGACCAAAATAAAACAACTAACGGACAGTGTAATGTATCACAGGCAGAAATTCAATGCATTGTACCACAGGTGTGACTATTGATAGTGCATTGATTCCAACTCTTTATATGGCAGGTTCAGTTAATGCTCGAGTGCAATTAAATTAAGAAACTCCATGTGGTGATAAAGTCCAGTAGAAATGAAGATTTTTTCTGATCATATggcaaaagtgaaaaaaaaaaaattcaccaaaTAAAGGGATATATAATGGTTCACGATGTTAAAAGATTTAGAGCAATACAAATGCAGCACCATTCATGCACTAGCATTACAAGAAATAGATACCCTTTAATCTTATAGCTAAGAAAGTAACACAGCAATGCAAACAGTAACTAAATGAATGAGTGGGAAAACAGTTACTTTAGTGGCACTTCAAGTAAGTTAAAAAAACAGAATAATACCGTGCTGATTCATTCACCAATGCAAATGGTGTAACACAACCCAAAGGTACCTGGCAAGGAAAAGACCAACCAACAATTAGTCTGCGACTTATGTTTCACTTGAGATGATTTTTCACGTTTTCCACACACATGAGATTTGTTCTTAAAAATATCATCAAGACTGATCAATCTAACTTGAGGATCATTTGTAATAGCTAATACTAATATAATATGAAccataaaaaaatcaagaacatgcGAGAGTATTCAAAATGACAATTTCAGGTAACAATGAACTCAAGGCATAACACCAACCTGGAGTATTTCTCCTAATGCTTCTTCAGGAGCCATTCTCAAACCTCCTTTTCCCAAACCAAGCCTTGCAGATAGGACTGTTCAGTTTCAATGCCACTGATTACTCAAGTATAACTTAAACATCATAGGAAAGACAAAAATTCATCTTCAACAGAGGTGTTTTTGACATCTTAAGCTATTCCAACAAGTACATACCTTTCAAATCCACCTTAGTATCAGACAAAGCAGAAACAATGTATAACCTACTCTTCTTATCCTACATATAAGCAACAAAAGGCATTCGGAAATCAAAATGGGCCAATAGGTAGACAAAAGAAAACACCAAAATTTGCTTCTATAATGGGGGATTAAAATACTGCTTTCAAAGATTTGAACAATGAAGAGTCTTACCTTCAGAAATAAATTCTTACTCAGTCCACCCCCTAAATTCCCGACATATTTAGCCTGATTAAAAAACCCAGATTCTTGAATCAGAACAGAAAACACATAattgcatataatcacatatatactcAAATCTATAAAGCTTCATTTACCTGAGCTTCAACCGTCAAAACTACAGGATGTTCATACTTTGAATAATCAATTTGAAGCTCCTAAGTAATTCAACGATGAGAGATTAGTTTCCGGCAAATTGAGAAAACAAAACGAACAccaaagagagaaaaatatataaatatatatataaagggaaAAACCAACTCAACCAAATGCAATGCATTGACATTAATATACTCTTACAATCGAAACTGAGTTCAAAAACCAAGCttttaataagtaaataaaacatGGGTTAATTCTATCATGAGGACTTGAAAGAAGACGCAAAAGAAAGAGACAAAGAAGAATTAGCAAACCTGCAAACGAGCAAGCAACTGTTCCTTGGTAAAACCCATGGTCAGAGCAACAAAGCAAAACTAAGAAAGAGTTGGGATTTGGAGCAGGAGGCGCACAATCTCCAGATGGAAGAGTACTGTTAAAAGTTCTCTTCTCTCCTCTCTTCCCCGAACACCCAACTTTTGGGGCGACTCTTCCTCCTTACTTGGTACATGGTACTTTGGTACTTGGCACTTGGTACTTTGGTAGAGCATTTCTATATTGATTGGGCCGGGCCTATCGAAGCCAGACTACCTAAATGTCATAATCTATACCATTCTTCattggaattttttcaaaattaactaattttcatttagaggaaattatattttatatgggatttttaatagagtttgcaaaaatatgatttttttcaagaaaagttaATATGTGGCtcttttttaagaattttcacttttatgagtttactttctcatatttttgtataaaagtttgtttatgctatagttttactcttaatcaagatttattaattttgaagggTATGTTTGCAATTTGATtatttttagc from the Humulus lupulus chromosome X, drHumLupu1.1, whole genome shotgun sequence genome contains:
- the LOC133807083 gene encoding uncharacterized protein LOC133807083, with translation MGFTKEQLLARLQELQIDYSKYEHPVVLTVEAQAKYVGNLGGGLSKNLFLKDKKSRLYIVSALSDTKVDLKVLSARLGLGKGGLRMAPEEALGEILQVPLGCVTPFALVNESARHVSLLLDQGFKSQERCFFHPLSNDMSISLNVSGLDTFLKSMGRDPTYVDLEANPSVGKDQPPDLAYLVPVDSVVLPNPPESVTSCKGSSEKYTSADIKSTKNSDKASKPSASPHNAKNKPVKGVKPACSTTNVDRFVEEILDKASALLLTEISEESIKQHGGQLGTVVSNNIKSRLISELNSTTMTFKNAAYTEGFHAGVHHHPKRTY